aattttctagttgaaagttttctcaaaatatcgACCAAAAATTCacagtttcaaccagaacaatacaaacgtgatttttagatctaaaaagggctccaaaagcgatttaaacgtgattgctcaaacttctacacaacatacacatggttttacgcataaataacaacgcacgcataatatgacatgatcgatgcatcaagaacaaaatatacatgccttttgataataaacattaccgaaccgacgatatcgaagcggagatggaaacgaggttgatccgggacgaacgtggcgctaaagtCTAGCCATAAAATTCACGAAAACTTGTTGAAATGCTGAAGGTATTGGGGGCGGCTGCTTTCTaccttagaaccctaggtttctctcattttaaaaatctgaaaataagatgtgtagggtgtgttgtgtgttttagtgtgtgtaaaaatgtgtaagtgtgtgtgagtgtgtgtaacgtgtgtgtgggtttttaattaggagaatttAGTGccaaattaactaattaaaatactaattaaaggttgacacacactaatttaatcaaactcctctattaaaataattacacactaattttaaaagttttaaactcttaaatcactaaacaCATAAATAAGACTTTAGAATGctaaactaattaaattatttaaaatgccccttccTAGCCTTAAAAATACCACCTTTTAAATTGCCAAGAATCGTACCcgatcttttcctcgatcccgcctcgaataatcgcctgaaacacgaaactcgaaaaacattttaatgtGCATCGCAATAAACAtggataatttaaaataatgtattttcataaatcatgcactgATAAGATCGATTtaaaattacttaaataatttagtgattaaataaatgcatgggttatacgtgtactgaatttgggcattacagttcctcccccacttataaaaatttcgtcctcgaaattaagtcttaccaaacaactccgggtagcgaagtctcaaaTCTGCTTCTgattcccaagtggcctcttccaccaattgatttagccaccggactttgactagcttagtcactttattccggagcctacgctcttgcctgtctaggatttggactggtttctcctcataagacaggtctggagccagctgcaacggctcataacttagaatgtgcgaaggattagccaaatatttcctcagcatcgagacatggaacacattgtgcaccccggccagattcggcggaagggcaacccgataggctagtgtcccaactctgtccaaaatctcaaacggcccaatgaacctcggactcagtttgcctctttttccaattctcataacacccttcataggtgctatcttgacgaatacgtgatcaccgacggcaaactcaagatctctccttctcttatcagcataactcttctgatggctttgggcagtcttcattctgtcacgaatcttgaccaccacgtctgcagtctgctgaactatttctggccCAAGTGCTGCTCTCTcgccaacttcatcccaatgaactggtgatctgcactttctcccatacaacgcctcatagggagccataccaattgaTGCttgaaagctgttgttgtacgtgaactccactagaggtaatctagactcccaagttccttgaaaatcaatcatgcaggctCTTAGTAAATcttccagaatctgaatcactcgctcagactggccatctgtctgcgggtgaaatgctgtactgaaaagcaacttcgttcccatagctgcatgcaagctcttccagaaggacgaggtgaacctcgggtccctgtcagaCACTATCGAAACTGGGAACCCATGCAAACgtactatctcccggatataaagctctgcatactgtgtcatggagaaagtcgtcttcactggtagaaaatgcgctgatttggtgagtcggtccactataacccaaatagaattcgatcctctgactgacctcggcaacccaaccacaaaatccatagtaatgttctcccacttccactcgggaatggagagtggcttaaccaatcctgctggcctctgatgttctgccttcacctgctgacaagtgaggtaTTCTGACACAAAtcggcggatgtctctcttcatccctggccaccaatacaaaatctggagGTCCTTATATATCTTGGTACCTCCcggatggatagaatacggagatgtgtgtgcctctgtcaagatatcctgtctgatcgactcaccactaggcacccacattcaaCCTCTGTATCTCGCAATGCCGTCTGTCACTGTGTAAAGAAcattgcccttggcttcatctttcagtctccattttcgtagctgctcatctgaagactatcctgctcggatacggtctagtaaatcagatttgactatcagattagacagtctaggggCTCTGTCCTCACGATAAATATCTAgaccaaatctctgaatctctgGCTGAAGCGGTCTCTGCGCTGACAACTGAGCgacaactgccacttttctgctcaaagcgtctgcgacaacattagcctttcccggatggtagctaatttcgcagtcgtaatctttcacaagttccaaccaccgtctctgtctcatattcaattctttctgcgtgaagaaatatttgagactcttatgatcggtgaaaatctgacatttctcgccgtataggtagtgtctccaaattttcagtgcgaagacaacggcggctaactccaagtcgtgagtcgggtaattcttctcgtgcaccttcaactgcctggaagcataagctatgacccgaccctgctgcatcaatactgcgcccaaCCCGATCATAGATGCATCAGTGTAAAGCACAAATTCACcctgccctgtcggcatggctagcactgacgccgaaataagagcttgcttcaaagtatcaaagctcttctgacattcttcactccacacaaacttagcattcttcttggttagtgaagtgagtggcactgctatggacgaaaatcccttaataaacttacggtagtaaccagctAAGCCCAAAAAGCTGtggatttctgatgcattcttcggatcaacccattccttgacagctgctactttcgctggatccaccttGATTCCACagctagatactatatgccccaaaaatgcaactttctgcagccaaaactcgcacttactaaacttcgcaaacaacttgcgactctgcagaaCCTGTAAAACTGTCCTTAAGTGTTGgttatgctcctcatggctcttcgagtatataaggatgtcgtcaatgaatactatgacgaattagTCGAGGAatggctgaaatactcggttcatgaggtctatgaaaatagctggagcatttgttagtccaaacggcatcaccaagaactcgtaatgcccgtatctggtcctgaaagctgtcttgtggacatctgcatccttcactttcagctgatggtaccctgatcgaagatctatcttagagaacacggtagctccatgcaattgatcgaacaagtcttcgattctaggcaacaggtacttattcttgatcgttaccttgttcagctcacggtaatcgatgcacagtctcatgctcccatccttcttctttacaaacagcactggtgcgccccacggtgagaaactagggccgATAAATTCCTTGTAGAGGAGCTCCTGAATTTATTTCCCATGCTTTCTGTTGGCCAACTGtaacgacccaaggctatcccgatcttgggctctgcTCTATGGGCCTTAGCCCCTCTGGAActcttccctcacgggctttccataggcatcgttactcataggactctccacaccaggttggtggagtgatacctccccaagtctcgaacccatgacctcctggcttaagtacattgttcaaagagacttgataccaattgagctattagatcgatatctctgaccacactggtagctaacaactcttcctctgatgggactgtcactgaaatgTTCatgtctaggccaatggacttgatgtccagatGATTAGCAAAAGTCTCCgagataaaggagtgagtggctcctgaatctatcagtgccgttgttgctaatctctttatgaaaatatttccggTCAGTAAGGTCGTGTCTGGATTCGCCTCCTgcgcatgcatggcgaatactctCCCTTGGGTGGGCTGCTTCCAGTGCGGGCACTCTTTCAACATGTTgtccgtagctccacatttaaaacatttccctgatccccataggcactgtccgggatgctggcgattgcacttctggcacactGGGAAGTTGCCGgacttctgaggcgccccttgctgttGGATAGGACCCTTGCCTTTCGGCGGTCCCTGATAGGGTTTCTTCCCTGGCgcccctgaaacggcctcttaaactgagacttctgatgctgctgctgcggGTGTTGtggtggtgcctgatagggcctcttgccctgcctgtcagcctCTATATCCCTCAGATCTTGCTCTGATGCCAATGCTCTTGACACGGCAATTGCATatgtagtagggccagctaccatCACATCACGGTGCAAaatcggccgcaaaccatccgtaaaatgcctcagctttgCCTGGGCATCATTTGAAATCAGGGGTATaaagtaacaccccctctcaaacttcctgacgaagtctgccacgctgctgTCTCCCTGACGCAGCGTCATGAATTCCCTAGTCAGTCGGGATCGTAtctcttcagtgaagtacttggcgaaGAAAACTTCTTTGAAACCATTCCAGGGCAGCACCTGCAAattgactgccactgacgcactctcccaccatagtctagcATCTCCAGTCAATAAGAAAGTGGCACAACGGACCCTGTCAGCATCTGTCAGCTCCATATAGTCGaaaattacctcgatggacttgatccatccctcagctgccatcgggtcagtggtacccgcaaACTCCTTTGGGCTCATCCTCCTAAACCGTTCATACActgcctctggttggggccttACCCCTGCACCTACCgctgcagcctggttccccacaaactgtgcgaagaactgtgtcataCCCGCAAGCATCTACGCCTGCATCTCTggcggtggaggtggaggtggaggtgcgTCCCTTCTCTCccctcgaggctctctgtcctcatctcttgtttcacggtcgatcacaTGTCTAGGAgacatactgttccaataaattacccaatatgcatgaacatatatcaatattttatgatgcacgtaaatcaaacttaaaacatgcacatactgaaatcataacttgatgcttactacataacataatgcaaaactttaaacttacagacttgaggtgtgacttcgtgagcttcttgctactggcagtaggcgtgaccctttacaagaacaccgctctgataccaactgtaacggaccgtactttttactacttaaaatttgcggaaaaattaaaaattttcttgaatacgaaaataaaatcaatacggtcgtcactacatcatccatttACAATAAaatcttgttaaaagaaaagtttTCTCGAAGCATCTCGcatcaaacataaaatcagagtattttaaacttgcataaaaactgataaaataacgtgggcggtcctcgggtctagcctcccgctcagtccaagcctgccccttggtcgccacctcctatctcctcatcaacatactcacctgcatcgatcaagtctagtgagtctaaagactcaacacgtataaactgggaaatagcgagtactacataataaaaccgcatgcaactttaaaatagaacatacatacttgaacttgaatttgcataataaacttgaacatacgtacgtacatgactagacgtgccatcaacataaacttttcataaacatactgcatacttgaacatacataacttcatcattttgcgtagaggatgtttcaaggcaagtgacccatacataataaacgcctgatcagacaaaccacagtactgggctgacagggacgtatccactgccacatacatgagatcaccgttcataatttaacgggctggttggtccccgttcataatttaacgctttccaaccacgatctaacccgttcataatttaatgggcggattgatccccgttcataatttaacgctttccaatcgtaaaataatttggtcacaagacatttagcatacctccaaaaacttaaaatgttttctttgcacgtcatcacttacttgacgttgagggattcgttggacttcgatcggggtcgtcgctgctgcacatactaacttgaatttgcatacttaacttacataacttaacgtagaaatcatacttactctcgagttcaatcattacCTAGCACGTTCCATAATTTCCAATTacacgaccttgataacccttgcactaaaccatgacatcgaacctCAAAGCGTGCTAAAATATTTTCCCCAAAATAtgcaagacacggaccccgtgcccaggttcggctccgggtccgtgtaggtactgtgaaatgtgtgtgcagaaaaggggagacacggaccccgtgcataggtccgtgtaggggtccgtgtagactctggaaaaaggcactccggaagaacaaaggcacggacccagTGTCgaggtccgggtaagggtccgggTACTCTCGGTTTCTCTGCACCTGCGAGGAAACTTATGCAATGTCTATTCACCCAATTTGACACTTAAATGATGTAATTCAACAGCTTACGACTCTTCTTAGGACCccattgaaaggggatcggttacggtgaccggaagcgcaacgaaagtttaaaaatcgaattttttacaaggaattttcggccacctagtgaaagtgtgtagcaaatacaataaaacaccaaataatgtcatacatagggtgtttgagagatatacctatcaatgacaaggattgatgtatgactccaactaaggtgtaaacaccttagctcttcaatagtagaaactatctacaagcttcctttgagcactccttgctcaactattaagcccaccaccaactaggtagatcccctcatattttgcactagaaaaatatgaggatttttcaaagagaagtaattttcattcctcaacacttgaagaacaaaaggagagaaaaatcttGGAGAGAAAACTCTTTCATAATTTCGGCCATGGTAGTGTTagaatgggggaagggagacttgtcttggtcttgcaaaaagtagtgacaaaagtagcatgccaagccttgatatttgaaaaagttgtctccaacccttcacctcccatgcatgcatatattatatggtttttaacaaattaaaaaccatggactaaatttaattatctcaaacatatttgagactaattaaacattacttgaatttactcaagtccactagttaaataatttatttaaattgagctctacaagactcaatataatttaattaattcaacacttgaattaatttaattatttggactctactaggtccattagtgtttaattaattcaacacttgaattaatttaatttagtccataataatgtttatgaaaatcacaattttcaaatacattattcaattggccaacttttaatttaggaacacttccataaattaaaatttacatttctctcatagaagtcatacatctatttttctttacacttataaactcatttataaaccgttcaacacattgaactattttctcctttatagaagtcatacttctaattttctttacgcttataaacttctttataagccgttcaacacattgaactatttttacttctcaacaggGATCTagaaatgtggggacccgggctctaactcttttctttgggattcaatggatcgttaatataaaaagtgggtcaaatttttgcttttaacattcatttataTGAAAGCTAAACCAGAGGagtctatgttattcaacaacataatgtgcaaacataaggtacaacatgtcttgttccatccattctcaacaactagtaattaaatacagtacatgtcaaaagtacaactactagttcttctgctaagcccgagatcaccacgctatgtccatctctcatcctctgcgtgacccagatcctgccccacctgttgttatgcacacatacaaacataacaacagccggaaactccgatgagaacaaatcccagtataaacatgtatacatgcatataatcaatctaaaacatgaaacatgatagtatgaatgtcatcaacataaacatgcaatgcgaatccaatcatgtctagactcgactcatctataactctagggatcccggtgtgaataagatgtcaatggctgtcacctaccctcccactcggggtgactgtacgtcttattcctagacttcggtctgagctgtatcgacggctgcaataggagtcagagctgctcctaagctgagatacaccgaacatctagatatttgacaatggctgtcaacaactctcctatcttaaatgcaatgaatatcaatttgtaaacaaagcatgctcatctTCATActtgaatatcacaatgatcttatatgcttgaatacaattctataatcaaagcataatcatgttacaagatttgaatataactttataaacaattcataagcATGTTACCAAATatacaacaattctagtatgtgattttggttgggaaactcaaatgatatcttatttgagttgtggcttcccaaacaaaacatggcttatacctttcttgtcgtaggaagactcgaagtctcgaagtcaataTTAAATCTGTCAatccgaatctgaaatgacaatattgatatatcttctatcaatttctaactcAATATAACACATATACAATTCAGTAATTGATTCTGATACAATTCGACGGTATAACGGCTTGATTCTTCAATaccgatcaatctaaatcacatcttatatcaataatcaataccctcaactcataatcagtatcataaacatttcaaactatgaaaatctgcataatcttatgcatatacatgctggaaattataATAATTGCATCTGATATCCGATATTCAAACCGGTAATGAATATACGATGCTcattatatcaagaacacaatataaccatCATATTATAATTTCCTCAATCCATCAAATCTGAACCATGATGGAATCaaaggaaacttacatcaccttaaAGCCCTTGAAGCGAGGAGCTCAAAAtcgaaatcggattaaagtttgaatgagtaaatcttgcacaagctcAATCACAAGATGAAATGCACATAAAGGATTTGTAGGATGCTCTCTCTCGGTCCTGCTGAAGATGGGGAAGGAATGAATCAGCACTACacctatatatataccatgccatgtgtcataaCAAGGAACAAAGGTggctttctcgcatgcagcaccgcgggtgcggtcacgttagtaccgcgggtgcgctatgctctcggcaaccCTATCATTTTCCCAAAATAGCGACCACAGGTGCGGTctttctgcaccgcgggtgcggtgatgctacgaataaattctgccaacttactgtccatgcaccgtgggtgcggtgtttcctagcaccgcaggtgcggtgtggcttcggccaggCTCATTCAAAATTCTataattcatgaaatatttgatactttcatcttatgacaagcattctcatatcctccgagtcgtACTTCAATAagaactaataatctcgagccttacaagaaagctagtacttgtgtggccctcaatggttcattaatacaactagccgtgggttcacatctccatgtgattcggactaaacatgtccttatttgagcataccccaattgctccattcttacttatcaacactttgataacaagaacgtcagaactcaagtctgatagtacccaaccaatcatgttaaacgcctagcagcatcgcttacatgattccctaggtatcaaataatagtgcctgcaagaaccattcaattatggttagcgtacagtacggtccttcaactcatatatcccgaccgattcgacaaccattggtttatcgagagttgtcaatgaatcgatactatgtgtcttgtcgtagttgcatcgatggtgtaatatatgaacccctttcataattatccaccatactctgatcagagatttcaacatacatacacatgagaacacataggatatccatacccgaaggtaagcggtgaatccccgactacaatacatcgactcctatatgtttcgacagatcacccaaccttgccacctgatgaccccttgagagtcggtaaacaagtcaaagtgtaatgctagcacatagagtctcaatgttgtcccgggtcataaggactaatggtgtacaaccataaactaggacttttccactcgataagtgagaaccacttggaaagtcctttatggagggttgttcaggtgcactctactaggagcacctatctgcatgctcggacatcacaatgtcccctaccaatgaaacatggtactcacattgcagatactagtctcgaactctagcggcctatatccttcttagcggcggctgaatcgactaggaactgtttagaatatacagtattccaaatatgagtttcattatactcatcatatgagcatctcatattctttctactatttgtatatttaagggctttatctatgcaactagcatgggtatacagataaagatttgccaaaaataatttcaaatattattaaaataaagattgcttatacatagagtttcattgtgaacactcggccaacacttggctcgatgtgcacctactctaacaatctcccccttgcactagagccaactacccatatgcttcaaacccattgattcgcgatgcatctcgaataatggtctaggtaaaggctGAGCTAGTGGAtaaacaacattatctgcggagccgactatgtcaaaagacacttcttcctctttccacaatctctccgaggaatgtggtactttctcaatacatgtttggacttctgatgagacctgggctcctttgcttgatgctaaagctcccgtgttgtcacacaacaccgggagaggagcaactccataggaatgacgtccaactcttagacgaaattccttatccaaacagcctcccttgctgcatctgatgcatgCAATGtgttcggcctctgtgctggaatccgcagtattgtcttgcttggatttcttccaagagacagcagcaccattgagcatgaatacaaacccagaggttgacttcgaatcatcgatatcgctttggaagctagagtcggtatagccttccaatttcagttctccaccccatagaccaagaacaatttattggtccttctcaactacttgaggatgtctttcacagctttccagtgtggaagaccagggttcgattgatatctactcactacacttagtgcgaaaaccacgtcaggacgtgtagatatcatctcatacatgatcctaccaatcgcagatgcataaggaatgcttgtcatcgccgctatctctgcatcagtcttgaaagacagacttggaaagggacacgccatgacacattgttagatgtcctctcttggactcatccatcgagaaccgcttcacgatggtatcaatgtatgtggattgggtgagaccaagcaatcttcttgatctatctctatagatctgtattcccaatacaaaagatgcttcacccaagtcttatatcgagaacttacttgctaaccatattttagttttttgcaacattcctacatcattcccaatgattagaatgtcatcaacataaaacatcaggaatgtcacaacactctcactaaccttcttatacacacagggttcctcaggattcttagcaaaaccaaactctttgatcgtactatcgaatatgaggttccaactcctagatgcctgtttttagaccataaatagatctatgaagtttgcataccatatgctcacttctgatagatgtaaaccctccaggtttgagacatgtaaatctcttccttaatatccccattaagaaag
This genomic interval from Primulina eburnea isolate SZY01 chromosome 16, ASM2296580v1, whole genome shotgun sequence contains the following:
- the LOC140816079 gene encoding uncharacterized protein → MELTDADRVRCATFLLTGDARLWWESASVAVNLQVLPWNGFKEVFFAKYFTEEIRSRLTREFMTLRQGDSSVADFVRKFERGCYFIPLISNDAQAKLRHFTDGLRPILHRDVMVAGPTTYAIAVSRALASEQDLRDIEADRQGKRPYQAPPQHPQQQHQKSQFKRPFQGRQGRNPIRDRRKYLAVESRWIQRK